In one window of Silvanigrella paludirubra DNA:
- a CDS encoding HAMP domain-containing methyl-accepting chemotaxis protein → MGNKSLSFKIILSISILAFLILFSCTYCIYMINKTQEYANDTGTNWMPSIEIISKINLALGNLSRREVLVIANSVANQREQLSKNLEDLKTFKEDLDKEFENYSKYIGPGEKEYYDATIATYKEFIKNYNEEINLAKENRGIEALNHYNKIGKSSLFKFLDALTKEENFNIEGGRNSTKQGANLTSITIITMTTVLIISILVCLLIIFSILKLTKNISKSIISLKHQGDATMEISNVLMKNSQGLSESVTEQAASVHQTTAAINQITSMVNKTSENATQSALVAKDASVKAEGSLRTMKRLTNSMDTIQESNNQLQNIAEIINQIHAKTSVINDIVSKTELLSLNASIESARAGEYGKGFAVVAEEVGNLAKVSGKSAKEIQDLILKSQEEVNKILGVTKVRVTEGKAVTTEVQESFVRISEDIINMVSVIEQISSATKEQEIGVRQITTAMTEIDRATQKNQTSAIQTSSSANELIDEGEKLIKTTKEIELLILGVSNKLAKA, encoded by the coding sequence ATGGGAAATAAAAGCCTTTCTTTTAAAATAATTTTATCTATATCTATCCTAGCATTTTTAATTTTATTTTCATGTACGTATTGTATTTATATGATAAATAAAACACAAGAGTATGCAAACGATACCGGAACAAATTGGATGCCAAGTATCGAAATTATATCCAAAATCAACCTTGCACTTGGAAACCTTTCTAGAAGAGAAGTTTTAGTCATTGCAAATTCTGTAGCGAATCAAAGAGAACAACTCTCAAAAAATTTAGAAGATCTTAAAACATTTAAAGAAGATTTAGATAAAGAATTTGAAAATTATTCAAAATATATCGGTCCAGGAGAAAAAGAATATTATGACGCAACAATTGCAACCTATAAAGAATTTATAAAAAATTACAACGAAGAAATTAATTTAGCTAAAGAGAATAGGGGCATTGAAGCTTTAAATCATTACAATAAAATTGGGAAAAGCTCTTTATTCAAATTTTTAGACGCTTTAACTAAAGAAGAAAATTTTAATATTGAGGGTGGCAGAAATTCTACAAAACAAGGAGCTAATTTAACAAGTATTACTATTATTACAATGACAACTGTTCTAATTATATCTATTTTAGTATGTTTATTAATCATTTTTTCTATTCTTAAATTAACTAAAAATATAAGTAAATCGATTATAAGCCTTAAACACCAAGGCGATGCGACTATGGAAATATCAAATGTATTGATGAAAAACTCTCAAGGTTTATCGGAATCTGTTACAGAACAAGCCGCTTCTGTTCATCAAACAACGGCTGCTATAAATCAAATTACAAGCATGGTGAATAAAACTTCCGAAAATGCAACTCAATCAGCATTAGTAGCAAAAGATGCTTCTGTGAAAGCGGAAGGAAGTTTAAGAACCATGAAAAGATTAACGAACAGCATGGACACCATTCAAGAGTCTAATAACCAACTCCAAAATATTGCAGAAATTATCAATCAAATTCACGCAAAAACTTCTGTCATTAATGATATTGTTTCAAAGACAGAGTTGTTGTCCTTAAACGCATCTATTGAGTCTGCTCGTGCTGGTGAATACGGAAAAGGATTTGCCGTCGTTGCAGAAGAAGTTGGTAACTTAGCAAAAGTGAGTGGAAAATCGGCAAAAGAAATTCAAGATCTTATTTTAAAAAGCCAAGAAGAAGTGAATAAAATTTTAGGGGTAACAAAAGTTAGGGTAACAGAAGGAAAAGCAGTAACAACAGAAGTTCAAGAATCTTTTGTCCGCATTTCTGAAGATATTATTAATATGGTTTCTGTTATAGAACAAATTTCATCTGCAACAAAAGAACAAGAAATTGGTGTTAGACAAATCACAACAGCTATGACAGAAATAGACAGAGCAACTCAAAAAAATCAAACTTCAGCAATTCAAACTTCATCATCTGCAAATGAACTTATTGACGAAGGTGAAAAACTAATAAAAACAACAAAAGAAATAGAACTTCTTATTTTAGGTGTCTCAAATAAATTAGCTAAAGCTTAG